The genomic stretch TAGCGTTTCAAAAATCTCATTATCTATTTTCTTATAAAACATTAAAGTTCCTGCCTCATATTCGTAATAAATTCTATCTTCTTTGGGAATATAACTTTTTAAAAGTTCTTTTACGCATTCATTCCATAGATAACTCTGATATGCCGCTACAAATATCTTTTTTAATCTATCATCAACATAACTCAATGCTTTTTTGTAATCATTACTCTTTTTTAATTCTTTAACCATATTTACATATAATCTTGCCTTTATGTTTTTTTCTTTAATGTAGTTCCAAACTTTTTCCCAATCTCCCCAATTTTTATTTATAAATCTTTTTAAATCTTTTAATATCTTTTTTTCAGACTTTTTATACTTTGTTAATATTATTTTTACCGCCTCTTCATAATTTCCTTTTATAATTTCCTTTGCAATAAATTTTCTATCAAAAACGCTTCCAAATCTCTGACTGTCAAAATAATTTGGTGCTCCATAATGTAAATATTTCAAATTTTCTTTAATTTTTGGAATATCATCTTTTTTTAATCCTCTAACAGTTATAGTAAATCTATTTCCTTCTAAGTCCCCTAATAATAAAAATTTTGACTCTCCTACGAGGTCTAATTTTAAATTTGGCTCATCTAAATGTAATTTTCCATATTTTTTTGGGATAGAGATATATTGAGTAGTTAATGCATGCCTATCTTTCAATCCACAGTATCCAATATCTTTTAAGGGAATTCTAAATTTCTTAGAAATGTATGAAAATGCTTTTAAACATTCAATGTTTCTCTTTGTTAATTTATATAAATAACATTTTTTTCCTGATATCTTATTAAAATCGATAATTTCTTCAACGATAAAATCTTCAGGCTTCATCCTAAGTTTCATAATACACACCATCTTTAAAAACTTTGATTATTTTAATTTTTTAAGTTTTTCGTAAATTTTTAATCCATACTCTACTGCTCTACTACCAAAGTAGAATGCAATAACGATTCCAAAAATCAACTGAACTGAATTAAATATTCTATCCTCTACTGGCACAAATAATGTATAAATATAAAGTATTGTCATTATTATTGTCAATGACCTTCTAACTTCCTTTGTATCTAATAATTTATCTTCTGAAATAATATCTATACATTTATCTTCAATATTTTTAATTAACCGCCTTTTATTATATTCATTTTCCTTTTCTAATAATACTTTTAAGTTATTTAACTCATCAACTAAATATTTTCGTTTTAACTGTCCAATATATTCTAATCCAAATAATAAAATAACAAATAATGCAATTAAAAAAATTGCTTGATATTCTTTTTTAAAATATACTAAATCAATAAATAAAATTGAAATTAATAAAATAATAAATAATACAATTGAAAATAATAATTTACATTCTGAATCTTTTTTTAATCTATCTTTAAATGATCTAAGATTTTTTCTAAATCCAATTAATAAAAATAAAAAAGCAAATAAAAATATTAAAAATATTGCTTGGAATTCCACAATACCACTCTAAAAAATTATGTTAAAAATGGTGGGCTCGGCGGGATTCGAACCCGCGACCACCGCCTTGTGAGGGCGGCATCATAGCCATCTAGACCACGAGCCCATATTATTATAAAGTTATTGTTGGTTAATATAAAATTTTCCAACGCAATATTTATATACCTTTAGTTATAATCTGTCATTAATAATAATGATAAATTCTTGGTGAATGGAATGGATTTCCAGATAGTTTCATTTATCGCTTCTGGAATTTTAGTAATTATAGGTTTGTATGGAGTATTTTTTGTTGATAATATTTTGAAAAAAATAATAGCATTGGAGATTTTGGGAAGTGGAGTAAATTTAGTTTTAATAACCATTGGATACAATGGAGGAACAATACCTATAAAACTTCCTAATGTTCCAGTAGAGGTTTTTGCTAAGGAATCTGCATATCCTCTAACTCACGCATTAGTTTTAACCAACATAGTTATTGAAGCATCTATGCTTGCAGTAATGCTTGGAGTTTCTATAATTTTATATAAAAAATATAAAACACTAAAAAGTTCTGTAATATTGAAAGAAGATTAATATAATTTTTTGAGGGGAGAAAATGAATTATCTTCCAATGATAATTATATTTCCACTCATTATGGCAATAATAATGAATTTACTGCATGGAAAGGAAAAGATAGTTAAATATCTAACATTTTTAATAGCGATTATTTTGATTATTCTTCCATTTATTGGGCAGTATGGATATTACTACTTTGGAGGTTATGGGGTTGTTGATGGATGGGTTTCAGGGATTGCCTATTACTACAATCCACTAAAGCAGGCAGTTCTTGTAGTTTTGGCAATAATTGCTTCTCTTGTTTTAATTGCTGGAATGGGAGAAAAATTAAAAAATAATATGTTCGTAACTCTCTCTTTAATGGGATTTGCAAGCGTTGCGGCAATGGTTTTAGCTGACGATCTATTTAACTTCTATGTATTTTTTGAAATAATATCAATTGTTCAAGTGGGGTTATTATTTTTATCTGGAACTGAAGAGGCATATAAGTCTGGATTAAGATACATGATAATGGGAAATATTGCCGCTTCGTTAATGCTGTTAGGAATTGCCTTTTTATTGGCATCTACAGGAACTTTAAACATAACAGATATGAAAAAATATATTTTGTCTGATAATCCTATGATATATGGAGGTTTGTTACTTTTAGTGGTTGGTTTAGCTTATGGTTCTGGACTTCCACCATTTCACAATGTTAAAGCAGACATATATGCAAGGGCAAAGGGATTTATTTCTGCAATACTGCAAACATATTCAAAATTTATATTAGTTGGATTTATGCTGATTATTTTAAAATTATTCAATGGATTGTCTTATTTTTCAGGAACTCATGCAGTTTTATTGGCATTGGGAGTTTTAGCAATGGTGTTTGGAGTAGTAATGGCTCTATTACAGAGTGATTATAAAAAACTTTTATCTTATCACGCTATAAGTCAGGCGGGATATGTTGCCACAGGATTGGCATTAGGAACGCCTTTGGGGATAGTTGCTGGAATTTTTCACGCAATAAACCACGTTATTTATAAAAGTGCCTTGTTTTTGGGGGCGTATATTGTAAGCCATAAAAAAGGTAGTGATTTACACAAGTTAGGAGGGTTACTCCCTATAATACCTTCTGTTGCATTTATGGTTTTGTGTGCCAAACTTGCCATTTCAGGAGTTCCACCATTTAATGGGTTTCAGAGTAAATGGATGCTTGCTCAGGCGGCAATGCAAGTGAATATGCCAGAAATAGCTATAATAATGATAATTGTTAGTATTGGAACTTTTGTTTCTATGATGAAAGCTTTCTATTTGATATATTTAAAGCCAGTTGATGAGGAAACTTTAAAAGAATATCAAAGTAAGGGAGTTCCTAAACTTGCAGTATTTAGTTTATTTATATTAACATCATTGTGTATAATCCTTGGAATTTACCCAGAGATTGTAACAAAGTATCTTTTTAATTATGCATATGAATTGGGAGTTCCTTATTGTTTAAAATAAGTTAGGTGATTTTGTTATGGACTATAACAAATTTCAAAAAGAGTTAGATAAAGATTCACATGGCGATGGAATTACTGTTGGAGCAGTGTTTGCTGGAGAATACACATTATACTTATTGTTTATATTTGGTTCTATAATTATTGGTAGAATATATGGAAAAACATTAATGACTTTATTTGGTTTAGCCACCTTAGCTTTCTCTCTATCTGTATCTCCTTTAATTTTTAAGTTTAAAAAGGAAAATTCAAATGCTATAAATTATCAACTATTCTGGCTCTCCATATTTTTGGGAGCAATAGCCTTCTGCATTTATATGACCAACTTTGAGTTTATGTAATTTAGGTGGTAAAATGAGCTCTAAAAGAGATTTAGTTACAGCAGTTTCATTCTTTGTGTTTGGAGCGTCTATACTATACAGTTTATCCAATATGCATGTAAATCCAGGAGTTAATTTAGTTTATTTAACTCATTATATTATTCCAAACTATGTTTGTTCAGTTATATTTGGATGGAGAGCTTATGATACTTTGGGAGAATGTTTAGTTTTAGTTGTTGCTGTTATGGTTTCTTGGGTAGTATTTGGAAAATCTTTATATGATAATACATACTTAAAAGAACTTTTTAAAGCTCCGGAAACTGATGATTATATAACTCTAAAAGGATGGGGAGAATATACACCAATAATTAAATTTTTAGCATTTCCTGCAAGTGTTTTTATGGTGGCACTGGGAATTGTAACAATATTAGGGGGACACATAACTCCTGGAGGAGGTTTTCAAGGAGGAGCATTAATAGCATCTGCTTTGATATTGTCAGTTGTAGCATTTGGTTCTAAAAGTCCATTGTGGTTTGATCACAAATACTTAGAAAAGTTAGAGGCAATAGGGGCTTTAACATATCTGTTGTTGGGAGTTGTAGGAATGTTTATTGGTGGCTATTATTTGTTTATCTTTACAAGTTTTGATAATATTTCAATATTCCCAGCACCAAAAGAAATAGTTACTGCTGGAATAATACCATATCTAAATATTGCCGTTGGATTAAAAGTTTTAGCAGGATTATCTACTGCAGCCTTTTTACTATCTTGTGAAAAAGTTATTATTGAGAGGATTGAAAAGTCAGAAGAAATTTTAAACAAATAATGTTAATGTGGTGAAGGAAATGTTAGAAATATCTTTATATTATCCCTCAATTCTTGCCTTTTTGTTGGGAGTATTTATTGGGGCAAAGTATAGAATGAAAATAAAAAATATTTTTGGATATCTTGTATTATCCATAGTTATTGCCTATTTTTTAAAGGCATTTCCTTACTACAATTTACCATTATCTTTAACATTTGTCTCTTCTGTAATTGGAATAATTTTGGGCAATAGAGTATTTGGAGGAAAGATGTCCTAAAATCTTAATTATTTTTTGGTGATATGTTATGATCATAACAATATTGGACAGATGTAGAGTAAATGAAGAGTGTAAAACCTGCCCATTTTATAGTAAAACATCAAAATGCATTGAAGCATGTCCTACCGATGCGATATTTTTGTTAAATAATAAGAGTTTTTCCTGTTTAACCTGTGGAGAGTGTGAAAGAAATTGCCCAAATAAGGCAATTAAAAGAAACAAGTTTGGAGGACTTTATGTTGATAGGAGAAGATGTAACGGTTGTGGAATTTGTGCAAATGTCTGTCCAATAAATATAATAAAAATTGTAGAAAAAGATGGGAAAAAGTTTCCAATGGGAATTTGTTCGATGTGTGGAGTTTGCGTTGAAGTATGCCCTTACAATGCAAGAGTAAGTTCTTATGAATTAATACAAACTAAAAGAGAAAAATTATCTGAGAGTTATTTAAAAGTCTTAGAAAATCTCACAAAAGTTAAACTTGTAGAAGCTTCAAAACCACAAAAAAATATTATTGAGAAGAAAGAGAGAAAATCTATTAAAATTGATAGAGATAAGTGTATTGGATGTTTAAGATGCTCCTATCTATGTCCAAGAGAAACAATAATTCCTGATTCTATAAATGGATGTACTTCCTGTAATCTCTGTGGAGAGAATTGTCCAAAAGATGCTATTAAAAATGGAGTAGTAGATTATGATAAATGTATTCTTTGCTTTAAATGTGTAGAAATCTGCCCAAATGATGCTTTAAAGGTTGAAAACTTTAAAGTTGTTAAAGTTAAGGAAAATAAAAAGATTCAACCTACAAGTTACTGTATAAACTGTGGATTGTGCTCTCTGAATTGTCCAAGTGGATCTTTGAGATTTGAGAATGGGAACTTATTTTATAGCCCAGATGTATGTTGGAAATGTTTTAAATGTGTAGAAATCTGCCCTAACGATGTTAGAAGGTTAAAAAACGATATTATTGTTGGAGGATGCTCTTTGTGTGGTATATGTATAAATAACTGTAAAGAAGATGCAATATCAATAACAACTGTTGAATTCAAGAGTATTAAAGATGAAAACTGCATACTCTGTGGAACTTGCTCAAATGTGTGTCCAAAAGATGCCATAATTATAGATAGGAGTAATAAAGTGGTTTTATTTACTGATGACTGTATATTGTGTGAGACATGTGCTATTCATTGTCCAAGAGATGTAATTCCAAATACAACTGGTTATAAGAAAATAGTTGATAAAGAAAATTCATTTATTAGAACTGATATGGATTTCTGTATAAAGTGTGGCTTATGCAATAAAGTATGTCCAAACAACTGCATAGACTATGGAGTTATTGATACAGATATTTGTGAATACTGTGGAGCCTGTTACAACATTTGCCCTACAAGAGCTATATATCTCCACAGAAAGTGGAAAGTTAAAGAGCCAATAAGAGATTAGAATAAATTTTAAAAATTTGGTGATTGCCTTGGAAGATCTAAAAAATTTTGCTAAAATATTTTTAACTGGGATATATGAAAACTTAGAAAGAATTATTTTTGGTTCAGGAAGATATACAAGTTTAGAGATGAGAGAGGCTATACTATCTGGAAAAATTAAGATTCCAAGAACAGTAATTGAAGATCTCTGTATAGGTTGTGAAGGATGTGCAAATGTTTGTCCAACTAAGGCAATTGAGATGATACCTATTGAGCCAATTAAAATAACTGAAAATTATGTAAAAGATAAGATTCCAAAAATTAATTATGAAAAATGTGTATATTGCCTATATTGCCACGATTTTTGTCCAGTTTTTTCTGTATTTAATGAAATATCGCCAATACACCCAAGGGATGTTGGTGAAGATTATATAGAAATTGATATTTCAAAAATATTAAAGAAAAAAGTTGAAATTTCTGAAGAACAATTAAATAGAATTTGTTCCATATTATCAATTAATTTAAGGAGAATTATTAAAGAATAAAATCTAAAATCTATTATTTTTTGATAATTAATGTCTATATCTATTTGCAAAGCTCTTTTAATTCTTTTACTAAATTTCTATCAATTCTTCCATTGTTTCTATCTCCTCCTTTACATACAGCACCTCTAACTCCAACAATATCAGTTCCAATACTTTTTAAAATTGGAATGTGTTCCTTTTTTATTGACCCCGCTAAGGCACATTTTAAACCATAATCGTGGCATTCATTAACAAACTCTTCTAATATCTCTTTGGTTTGGAAATCTAAAAGGGATTTTCCATCTTTTATTGCTGTATCTAACATCGCTACGTCACAACCAGAATCTCTCGCAATCTTTGGAATAATTAATGGTTCAACTGCCCCAACTCTATGAGCGTCAGCATAACCTGCGGCAACTACAATTTTACTATCATCAATATCTTTTACAGCCTTAACAACATTTTTCATTAACTCAACTGCCTGATAGTAGTTTTTAACGCCATATAATCCAACTTTTATATAGTCTGCTCCACTAATTGCCGCTCCTGTTGCAGCTAATGAAATAGTTCCAGGTTTATAAGGGACATCTCCAACTGTAGCGCTAACTAATAGCTCTTTTGGAGTAATTTTCCTTATTGCTTTAATCATCCAAGGGAAATTAGCCCCTAATGAACCCTCTTTTGGGTTTTTCACATCTATTATATCTGCTCCTCCTGCAATAGCCTCTTTTGCCTCTTCAACATCTATTGGACTTACTAAGAGTATCATACATTACACCTACTAAATATTAATGCTTTACAATTAATTAACTCATACATTTATACCTTATGTTCGCAATGTTATAATATAAAAATTTATGTTGTTTTGCTTCTATGTATTATTTAAAGTTTATTAATAGTTTTAGGATATTCTACTTTAACTATTAAAAATTTTTACCTTTAAAATCTTTAAAATAATTAAATAATCTAAAAATGGTGGTAAAATGGGTAAATTGTTTGGAACTTCTGGAATAAGGATGAAAAATTTATCTCCAAAAATTGCATATAAAGTAGGGTTAGCAATAGCTAAGAAGTATAAAAATGTTGTTATTGGGAGGGATACACGAACTACTGGAAAGTTAATTGAAACTGCACTATCTGCTGGTGTTTTAAGAGGAGGTGGAGAGATAACAACTATAGGAGTAGTTCCTACTCCTGTATTAGGTTTTAATGCGAGAAATTATGATGTTGGAGTTATGATAACTGCCTCTCATAATCCACCAGAATACAATGGAATAAAGCTTTTCAATAAAAATGGCTTAGCATTTAATAAAAAAGAAGAAGATGAAATTGAAGAAATTATATTCAAAAAAGATTTTAATGAGGTAAATTGGGATGAAGTGGGAGAAATATGGGAAGATAATAAATGTATAAAAAATTATATGGACTACATCTTAGAAAAGATTGAAGTAAATAAAAAATTTAATGTAGTTGTTGATTGTGCCAATGCTTCTGCCTGCTTAGTATCTCCTTATCTATTTACAGACGTTGGTTGCCATGTAATATCAGTTAATAGCCATATGGATGGAAGATTTATTGGTAGATTACCAGAACCTAATGAAAAAAACCTTAAAAAAACTATGGATATGATTAAAGGATTAAATTCTGATAGAAATAGTTATATTGGAATTGCACACGATGGGGATGCAGATAGAATGGTAGCAATAGACGAAAAAGGAAGATTAGCAGATTTTGATAAATTATTAGCGGCATTTTCAAGATATATAGTTGAAAAAACTGGAACTAAAACTATAGTTACTACGGTAGATGCTTCAATGGTCATTGATGAATATTTAAAAGACTTAGATGTTGAAGTAAAAAGAACTAAAGTTGGAGATGTTTATGTTGCCGAAGAAATGATTAAATCTTCATCTATCTTTGGTGGAGAACCTTCTGGCACTTGGATTCATGGAGATATTCACTTAACTCCTGATGGAATTCTAAGTGGATTGAGAGTTTTAGAGATGTTAGAATTTTACAATAAGAAATTATATGAAATTTTGGATGAAATTCCTTCATATATAAATTTGAGAGAAAAAATTTACTGTGAAGATGAAAAAAAAGAAAAAGTAATGAATTATGTTATTGAAAATGGGGAAAAAATTTTTAAAACTCCCCCAGAAACTGTTGATGGAGCAAGGTTTAACTTGCCAAATGGTTGGATTTTAATAAGACCTTCTGGAACTGAGCCATATATTAGAATTAGAGTTGAAGCGAAAAATATGAGTTTAGCTAAAGATTTATTAGAAAAAGGAATAAAGTTGGTTAAAAATGGGCTTTCATTAACATAAATTATTTTTTGGTGATGTAAATGGACTCTATAATATTATGCGCTGGTAAAGGAGAAAGATTAAAACCTCTAACTGAAAATAGACCAAAACCAATGATTCCTATAGCTGGTAAGCCAATTTTACAACACATAATTGAGAAAGTTGAGGATTTAGTAGATAACATTTACATAGTTGTTAAATATAAAAAAGAAAAAATTATTGATTACTTTAAAGATTATCCAAAAGTTAAGTTTTTAGAGCAAGGAAAGATAGATGGAACTGGACAGGCAGTTTTAACTGCTAAAGATTATGTAGATAACGAATTTTTAGTTATAAATGGAGATATTATCTTTGAAGATGATTTAAGGGGATTTTTAAAATATAAATATGCCATTGCTGTTAAAGAAGTAGAAAATCCTGAAAATTTTGGAGTAGTTGTCTTAGATGAAGAAAATAATATTGTAGAAATACAAGAGAAACCTAAAAATCCTAAATCAAATTTAATAAATGCTGGAATATATAAATTTGATAGAAAGATTTTTGATTTAATTGAAAAAACAAAAATCTCTAAAAGAGGAGAGAGAGAAATTACAGATGCAATAAAACAACTTATTAAAGAAGAAAAGGTTAAAGGAATAAAATTAGAGGGATATTGGAACGATGTTGGAAGGCCATGGGATGTTTTAGAAGCAAATAAACATCTTTTGAGTAAAATAAATAGAGATATAAAAGGAAAAATTGAAGAGAATGTAGTAATTAAAGGAAATGTTGTAATTGAAGAAAATGCTATTATAAAAGCAAATTCAGTTATTGAAGG from Methanocaldococcus lauensis encodes the following:
- the truD gene encoding tRNA pseudouridine(13) synthase TruD, encoding MKLRMKPEDFIVEEIIDFNKISGKKCYLYKLTKRNIECLKAFSYISKKFRIPLKDIGYCGLKDRHALTTQYISIPKKYGKLHLDEPNLKLDLVGESKFLLLGDLEGNRFTITVRGLKKDDIPKIKENLKYLHYGAPNYFDSQRFGSVFDRKFIAKEIIKGNYEEAVKIILTKYKKSEKKILKDLKRFINKNWGDWEKVWNYIKEKNIKARLYVNMVKELKKSNDYKKALSYVDDRLKKIFVAAYQSYLWNECVKELLKSYIPKEDRIYYEYEAGTLMFYKKIDNEIFETLKDKKFPTIAPDVEYKDSYKEIIDKILKREGLSMEDLNNIGDFGRFIYTERKILSIPKNLNIGEFEEDELNKGKYKITLSYELEKGSYATIIIKRAFLGVKTKKRFR
- a CDS encoding cation:proton antiporter subunit C — its product is MDFQIVSFIASGILVIIGLYGVFFVDNILKKIIALEILGSGVNLVLITIGYNGGTIPIKLPNVPVEVFAKESAYPLTHALVLTNIVIEASMLAVMLGVSIILYKKYKTLKSSVILKED
- the ehbF gene encoding energy conserving hydrogenase EhbF, producing MNYLPMIIIFPLIMAIIMNLLHGKEKIVKYLTFLIAIILIILPFIGQYGYYYFGGYGVVDGWVSGIAYYYNPLKQAVLVVLAIIASLVLIAGMGEKLKNNMFVTLSLMGFASVAAMVLADDLFNFYVFFEIISIVQVGLLFLSGTEEAYKSGLRYMIMGNIAASLMLLGIAFLLASTGTLNITDMKKYILSDNPMIYGGLLLLVVGLAYGSGLPPFHNVKADIYARAKGFISAILQTYSKFILVGFMLIILKLFNGLSYFSGTHAVLLALGVLAMVFGVVMALLQSDYKKLLSYHAISQAGYVATGLALGTPLGIVAGIFHAINHVIYKSALFLGAYIVSHKKGSDLHKLGGLLPIIPSVAFMVLCAKLAISGVPPFNGFQSKWMLAQAAMQVNMPEIAIIMIIVSIGTFVSMMKAFYLIYLKPVDEETLKEYQSKGVPKLAVFSLFILTSLCIILGIYPEIVTKYLFNYAYELGVPYCLK
- a CDS encoding Na(+)/H(+) antiporter subunit B encodes the protein MSSKRDLVTAVSFFVFGASILYSLSNMHVNPGVNLVYLTHYIIPNYVCSVIFGWRAYDTLGECLVLVVAVMVSWVVFGKSLYDNTYLKELFKAPETDDYITLKGWGEYTPIIKFLAFPASVFMVALGIVTILGGHITPGGGFQGGALIASALILSVVAFGSKSPLWFDHKYLEKLEAIGALTYLLLGVVGMFIGGYYLFIFTSFDNISIFPAPKEIVTAGIIPYLNIAVGLKVLAGLSTAAFLLSCEKVIIERIEKSEEILNK
- a CDS encoding 4Fe-4S binding protein, with product MIITILDRCRVNEECKTCPFYSKTSKCIEACPTDAIFLLNNKSFSCLTCGECERNCPNKAIKRNKFGGLYVDRRRCNGCGICANVCPINIIKIVEKDGKKFPMGICSMCGVCVEVCPYNARVSSYELIQTKREKLSESYLKVLENLTKVKLVEASKPQKNIIEKKERKSIKIDRDKCIGCLRCSYLCPRETIIPDSINGCTSCNLCGENCPKDAIKNGVVDYDKCILCFKCVEICPNDALKVENFKVVKVKENKKIQPTSYCINCGLCSLNCPSGSLRFENGNLFYSPDVCWKCFKCVEICPNDVRRLKNDIIVGGCSLCGICINNCKEDAISITTVEFKSIKDENCILCGTCSNVCPKDAIIIDRSNKVVLFTDDCILCETCAIHCPRDVIPNTTGYKKIVDKENSFIRTDMDFCIKCGLCNKVCPNNCIDYGVIDTDICEYCGACYNICPTRAIYLHRKWKVKEPIRD
- a CDS encoding 4Fe-4S binding protein encodes the protein MEDLKNFAKIFLTGIYENLERIIFGSGRYTSLEMREAILSGKIKIPRTVIEDLCIGCEGCANVCPTKAIEMIPIEPIKITENYVKDKIPKINYEKCVYCLYCHDFCPVFSVFNEISPIHPRDVGEDYIEIDISKILKKKVEISEEQLNRICSILSINLRRIIKE
- a CDS encoding (5-formylfuran-3-yl)methyl phosphate synthase; amino-acid sequence: MILLVSPIDVEEAKEAIAGGADIIDVKNPKEGSLGANFPWMIKAIRKITPKELLVSATVGDVPYKPGTISLAATGAAISGADYIKVGLYGVKNYYQAVELMKNVVKAVKDIDDSKIVVAAGYADAHRVGAVEPLIIPKIARDSGCDVAMLDTAIKDGKSLLDFQTKEILEEFVNECHDYGLKCALAGSIKKEHIPILKSIGTDIVGVRGAVCKGGDRNNGRIDRNLVKELKELCK
- the glmM gene encoding phosphoglucosamine mutase; this translates as MGKLFGTSGIRMKNLSPKIAYKVGLAIAKKYKNVVIGRDTRTTGKLIETALSAGVLRGGGEITTIGVVPTPVLGFNARNYDVGVMITASHNPPEYNGIKLFNKNGLAFNKKEEDEIEEIIFKKDFNEVNWDEVGEIWEDNKCIKNYMDYILEKIEVNKKFNVVVDCANASACLVSPYLFTDVGCHVISVNSHMDGRFIGRLPEPNEKNLKKTMDMIKGLNSDRNSYIGIAHDGDADRMVAIDEKGRLADFDKLLAAFSRYIVEKTGTKTIVTTVDASMVIDEYLKDLDVEVKRTKVGDVYVAEEMIKSSSIFGGEPSGTWIHGDIHLTPDGILSGLRVLEMLEFYNKKLYEILDEIPSYINLREKIYCEDEKKEKVMNYVIENGEKIFKTPPETVDGARFNLPNGWILIRPSGTEPYIRIRVEAKNMSLAKDLLEKGIKLVKNGLSLT
- the glmU gene encoding bifunctional UDP-N-acetylglucosamine diphosphorylase/glucosamine-1-phosphate N-acetyltransferase GlmU — translated: MDSIILCAGKGERLKPLTENRPKPMIPIAGKPILQHIIEKVEDLVDNIYIVVKYKKEKIIDYFKDYPKVKFLEQGKIDGTGQAVLTAKDYVDNEFLVINGDIIFEDDLRGFLKYKYAIAVKEVENPENFGVVVLDEENNIVEIQEKPKNPKSNLINAGIYKFDRKIFDLIEKTKISKRGEREITDAIKQLIKEEKVKGIKLEGYWNDVGRPWDVLEANKHLLSKINRDIKGKIEENVVIKGNVVIEENAIIKANSVIEGPAIIKKGAVVGPLAYIRPYTVLMENTFVGNSSEVKASIIMKNTKIPHLSYVGDSIIGENCNFGCNTITANLRFDDKPVKVNIKGKRVESVRKLGIIMGDNVKTGIQVSFMPGVKVGSNCWIGASCLIDRDIESNTFVYKKDELIFKKLNW